TCAGGAAGAAGATCATCCTGATCCAGCCCGGGGATAAGGTGCTCTATCAATCCGGACTCAGGGAAAAGGGTGTTGCGGGTTATTTGTATGTATTTGCCCATGCCACAGCAAAAAGCATTCAGGGAATGATCCATGGCATGGAAGTGGCCGACACGATCCGGCGCAGCGGCCTCTGGCACGGAGAGCCGGTTTTGATCGACGCATGCAATGCGGGAGCCACGTCCGATGGCATCGCAAGTGAATTGGCCCAAGTGTTGCGAACGCATGTCACGGCGCCCACGACAACCACCTGGAATTACCCGCTGGGCGGTTCTGCGGTGGGGCAAGGGGCCTTCGAGAAGCTCCCGGGCGTATTGGCGATGCTCCCCATGCCCGACCTGTTGCGTCTAGGCGTATGGCGAACCTGGGGGCCCGATGGACAACCCATTGCAACGGCCCCGACCTCTCCGCGCGATACCGGCGATCTGCTGAAAGGGGCCTTGATGCAGAAAATGGGGAAGCGCCGATGATTCGCCGGTGGAAAAAATGGGGGGCAGGCACCCGAATCGCTCTGGTCCTTTCCTTGCTGGTCGGCGCCTGGACCGCGTGGTGGTGGATCGATAGCGCCGTCACCTGCGACCAGCAGGATGAATACTCGTATCACGGCTTTTGCCTGATGGAGTTGCAACGCCGCGCCGAAAGCGGCGACAACCCTGCGCAGTGGGCTTACGGCAATTACCTGGCAGGCATTCCGCCCTTCGACCAAGCCTACGAGTGGCATCTGAAAGCCATGCACGGCGCGCGCATCGGCCTGGAGTTGCGTCGCAGCATGGACGCCTACTGCGACAAGGTTCCCGGCTTCGACGCGCGCACGGTGGAGTCCGTCATGCAGCGCGTGGTCCGCACCAGTCCCGATGCCCATTTGCGGCTGTTCCAGTTGTATCTTTCCCCGCCCCCCTGCAGCGCGTTCAGCCTGGATCAAGCCAGCGCACAGATCCCCTTGCTCACCCAATGCGCCCACCTCACCCTGGCCGAATACTTCCGGGCCGTGGAGCGGGAGCGCTACACCCTTTCGGCGGCAACGCGGGCGGCCATCCGGGGCAACCTGGATCGCTGCGAAAACGAACTCGCCCACCCCCCACCAGAAGCCCCCACGGTGCGTGAGTTCATGCCATTGCAGCCGAAGGACATCGAGGCGCTTCGGCGCAGCCTGGACAAGACCGCTCCGTGACCCGGGCCCAGTCGAAATCCGGTCACCCCGTGACGGCCAGCACCACGGCCGACTCGTCCACCGCCATCGCCACACGAGCACGGGCCCGCAGGCCGCTCGACGGGGGCGCGAACCCCACCATGTGCACCCCGGCATCGAGCGTGGCCGAGACCTCGTCGCCCGCCGGCCCGCGCGACACGCGCGATGCCCTGGCCGGCCAGGCGTTGTCGGCAGCCGATGCCGGCAAACCGGCCTGAACGCGCACGGCCGCGGCCTTGCACAGCGCGAGCACGGGCAGGCCCGGACGCAGCGCCAGCAGCTCGGCGCTCTCGCGCGTGATGCGCGCGCGCAGCGCCAGGCCGGGCGCCGCCTCGCCCTGCAGATGCACGCGCACCAAGGGCCCCATCGGCTCCAGCGCCCGCACGGTGCAGGGCCACTGGTTGCGCAGGCTGGTGCGCAACGCCAGCCGGGCCAGTGCCGGCACGCCGCCCGGGCCGTGCGCCAGCCGACCGAGCACTTCGCGGCGGGCCTCCTCCAGCGCATCGGCCGCATTCAGCAATTCGAGCCCCGCCGGGGTCAACTGCGCGCCGCCGCCACCGGTGCCGCCCACGGCGCGCGCCACCAGGGGCACGCCCGCCAGGTTGGTGAGCGCATCCACTGCTTGCCAGGCGGCCTTGTAGCTCACGCCCACGGCCCGCGCGGCCTGCGAGATCGATCCGCCCACGCCGATCTGGCGCAGGATGTCGATGCGCCGGTCCGCCATGCCCTGGCCCAGCGCATCGGAGAGGGAAAGCCGCTTTGTCATGGGCGCATCATGCCGCGCTGTCCAGGGCCGCCCGGAAAACCCGTCGCTATACTCGACCGCTATTCATCCAAGGAATAGCGCCATGCGATTTGCCTCCCCCCTTATCCGACTGCTGGCCGCTGCCGGCATGGCCCTGGCGGGCTTGGCCCACGCCCATGCGGGGGAGGTGCCCGTCGCCGTCGCGGCCAATTTCACGGCGCCGATGCAGAAGATCGCCGCGGCGTTCGAGCAGGCCACCGGCCACAAGGCCGTGCTGTCGTTCGGGGCAACCGGCAAGTTCTATGCGCAGATCAAGAACGGCGCACCGTTCCAGGTGCTGCTGTCCGCCGACGACACCACGCCCGCGCGGCTGGAGCAGGAGGGCCAGGCCGTGCAGGGATCGCGCTTCACCTATGCCGTGGGACGGCTGGTGCTGTGGAGCCCGCGCGAGGGCTACGTGGACGACCAGGGCCAGGTGCTCAAGACGGGCGATTTCACCTATCTGGCCGTCGCCAACCCCAAGCTCGCGCCCTATGGCCTGGCGGCCGTGCAGACGCTGGAAAAGCTCGGCCTGGGCGAGCGCCTTCAGCCGCGCTTCGTGACGGGCGAGAACATTGCGCAGACCTACCAGTTCGTGGCCACGGGCAATGCGCAGCTGGGCTTCGTGGCGCTGTCGCAGGTCATGGAAGGCGGCAAGATCGCCAAGGGCTCGGCCTGGCAGGTGCCAGAGGCGCTGCACGACCCCATCCGGCAGGATGCCGTCCTGCTCGCCACGGGCAAGGACCAGCCCGCCGCCATTGCCCTGATGAAATTCCTGCGCAGCGACGCGGCGCGCGAGGTGATCCGGGCCTACGGCTACGGGCTCTGAGTCCCCGCACGCCCCCGCCAGACCCTGCCGGACCGACACGCTGCCGATGCCTTTTTCTGCGCAGGACCTGGCCGCCATCGGCCTCACGCTGCGGCTGGCCGCGCTCACCACGCTCACGCTGCTGGTGCTGTGCACGCCACTGGCCTGGTGGCTGGCGCACACGCCGTCGCGCTGGCGCGGCCCGGTCTCGGCGGTGGTGGCGCTGCCACTGGTGCTGCCCCCCACGGTGATCGGTTTCTACCTGCTGCTCACGCTGGGACCCAACGGCCCGGTGGGCCGCGCGATGCAGTCGATGGGCCTGGCCACCCTGCCCTTCACCTTCGCCGGTCTGCTGGTGGGATCGGTCGTGTACTCGCTGCCGTTCGCGGTGCAGCCGCTGCAACGGGCATTCGAGGCGGTGGGTGCGCGGCCGATGGAAGCCGCCGCCACGCTGGGCGCGGGCCCGTGGGACCGCTTCTTCACCGTGGGGATGCCGCTCGCGCGGTCGGGCTTTCTCACGGCGGGGGTGCTGAGCTTCGCGCACACGGTGGGAGAGTTCGGGGTGGTGCTCATGCTGGGCGGCAACATTCCCGGCGTGACGCGCGTGGTGTCGGTGCAGATCTACGACCACGTGGAGACCATGGAATACCTGCAGGCCCACTGGCTGGCGGGGAGCATGGTGGTGTTCTCGTTCGTGGTGCTGCTGTTGCTGCACTGGCTGCAGCCCGCACGGCCCGGCAGGGGCGCGGCATGACGGCCGGTGCGGGACGGTTGCCCTGCACGGGCGAAGGCACCATCGAGGCCCGCCTGAGGCTGCATCGCCCGGGCGGCTTCGCGCTGGACCTGGACCTGTCCCTTCCCGGCCGGGGCGTCACGGCGCTCTACGGTCCCTCGGGCTGCGGCAAGACGACCTGCCTGCGGGCCCTGGCGGGCCTGGAGCGGGCACAGGGGCGCGTGGCCGTTCATGGGCAGGTGTGGCAGGACGACGCACAGCGCCTGTGGCTCCCGACCCACCAGCGGGCGCTGGGCTATGTGTTCCAGGAATCGAGCCTTTTCGCGCACCTGGACGTGCGCCGCAACCTCGAGTACGGCCTGCGGCGCACACCCCCGGCGCGCAGGAAGGTGTCGCTGGAGCAGGCCGTCGAACTGCTCGGGCTGCAACCCCTGCTGGCCCGCCAGCCAAGCACCCTGTCGGGCGGCGAACGCCAACGGGTGGCAATGGCCCGGGCCCTGGCCGCCAGCCCCCGCGTGCTCCTGATGGACGAGCCCCTGGCCGCCCTGGACGCGCAGCGCAAGGCCGAAGTGCTGCCCTATCTGGAGCGCCTGCAGCGCGAACTGGACATTCCCGTGCTGTACGTGAGCCATGCGCAGGACGAAGTGGCCCGGCTGGCGCAGCACCTGATGCTGCTTGGCGGCGGTCGGGTGCTGGCGAGCGGCCCCGCGCCGGCCCTCCTGGCGCGGCTGGACCTGCCGCTCGCCCAGGGCGACACGGCGGCGACCGTGGCCGAGGGCAGGGTCCACGTTTACGACGCGGCGGACCAACTCATGGACGTTCGCCTGCCCGGGGGCGGCGCGCTGCTGGTGGCCACCGCCCATCCCCACCCGCCGGGCACGGCCGTGCGCTTTCGGGTGCAGGCGCGCGATGTGACGGTGGCGCTGGCCGCGCCGGTGCGCAGCAGCGTGCTGAACGTGCTGCCGGCGCGGGTGGTGGCGCTGCGCGAGGACGGCCCGGGGCTGGCCATGGTGGCGCTCGATGCCCAGGGCACGCCCCTGCTCGCCCGCGTCACCCAGCGCTCGGCACGCACCCTGGGGCTGGCCCCGGGCCTGCCGGTTTTCGCGCAGATCAAGGGCGTGGCGCTGCTCGTTTGACCCCTGCCGTGCAGGGGCGGCACGGCCGCTGCGCGCCGAGGGAAGGCACTATCGGGCCATGCGTTCCCAATGCCCCCCGAATAGGCGCTGTCCTACAAACCCAAGCGCCACTCCCGCGCAGCGACGACCCCGCGGGACGTGCCCCAATGGGTTTTGTGAACCGGTTGCGCTGGCGCGCCCTGCGCCGCGGAGCGCCCACTCCCCCAAGGATCCAAGCCCGTGCCTTTGCCCCACACCGCCCTGCTGACCGCCCACGACGCCTATCTCCTTCGCGAAGGAACGCATTCACGCCTCTACCAGGCCATGGGCTGCCACCTGCGCAGCGAGGGCGGCGGTGCGGACTTTTCCGTCTGGGCACCCAACGCCGCATCGGTCTCGGTCATCGGCGACTGGAATGGCTGGAACCCCGATGCGGATGTGCTCCACGCCCGGTCCGATGGCAGCGGCATCTGGGAGGGAGCCTCCCCCCACGCCGCGCACGGCCAAGCCTACAAATACCGCATCGTGTCGCACAACGGGGGCCGCGTGCTCGAAAAGGCCGACCCCTTCGCAGGGTGTGCCGAATTGCCTCCCAACACCGCATCGCGCATCTGGTCGCTCGACTACGAATGGGGCGACAGCGACTGGATGGCATCGCGCGGGCCGCGCAACGCGCTGGATGCACCGATGTCCATCTACGAGATGCACCCCGGCTCCTGGCGCCGCCGAAACGGCCAGTTCATGAACTACCGCGAACTGGCCCATGAACTGGCGGACTACGTGACA
This region of Acidovorax sp. GBBC 1281 genomic DNA includes:
- a CDS encoding TOBE domain-containing protein, which gives rise to MTKRLSLSDALGQGMADRRIDILRQIGVGGSISQAARAVGVSYKAAWQAVDALTNLAGVPLVARAVGGTGGGGAQLTPAGLELLNAADALEEARREVLGRLAHGPGGVPALARLALRTSLRNQWPCTVRALEPMGPLVRVHLQGEAAPGLALRARITRESAELLALRPGLPVLALCKAAAVRVQAGLPASAADNAWPARASRVSRGPAGDEVSATLDAGVHMVGFAPPSSGLRARARVAMAVDESAVVLAVTG
- the modA gene encoding molybdate ABC transporter substrate-binding protein — protein: MRFASPLIRLLAAAGMALAGLAHAHAGEVPVAVAANFTAPMQKIAAAFEQATGHKAVLSFGATGKFYAQIKNGAPFQVLLSADDTTPARLEQEGQAVQGSRFTYAVGRLVLWSPREGYVDDQGQVLKTGDFTYLAVANPKLAPYGLAAVQTLEKLGLGERLQPRFVTGENIAQTYQFVATGNAQLGFVALSQVMEGGKIAKGSAWQVPEALHDPIRQDAVLLATGKDQPAAIALMKFLRSDAAREVIRAYGYGL
- the modB gene encoding molybdate ABC transporter permease subunit, which produces MPFSAQDLAAIGLTLRLAALTTLTLLVLCTPLAWWLAHTPSRWRGPVSAVVALPLVLPPTVIGFYLLLTLGPNGPVGRAMQSMGLATLPFTFAGLLVGSVVYSLPFAVQPLQRAFEAVGARPMEAAATLGAGPWDRFFTVGMPLARSGFLTAGVLSFAHTVGEFGVVLMLGGNIPGVTRVVSVQIYDHVETMEYLQAHWLAGSMVVFSFVVLLLLHWLQPARPGRGAA
- the modC gene encoding molybdenum ABC transporter ATP-binding protein, with protein sequence MTAGAGRLPCTGEGTIEARLRLHRPGGFALDLDLSLPGRGVTALYGPSGCGKTTCLRALAGLERAQGRVAVHGQVWQDDAQRLWLPTHQRALGYVFQESSLFAHLDVRRNLEYGLRRTPPARRKVSLEQAVELLGLQPLLARQPSTLSGGERQRVAMARALAASPRVLLMDEPLAALDAQRKAEVLPYLERLQRELDIPVLYVSHAQDEVARLAQHLMLLGGGRVLASGPAPALLARLDLPLAQGDTAATVAEGRVHVYDAADQLMDVRLPGGGALLVATAHPHPPGTAVRFRVQARDVTVALAAPVRSSVLNVLPARVVALREDGPGLAMVALDAQGTPLLARVTQRSARTLGLAPGLPVFAQIKGVALLV